Proteins from a genomic interval of Desulfofustis limnaeus:
- a CDS encoding pyridoxine 5'-phosphate synthase, producing the protein MSITLVAEHPRITTPLAAMVRRDVATLVRTCGLSGAGISVVLTTNATIRELNHRYRHQDKPTNVLSFPFADGADPAVQSLGLAELGDIVISVDRAAEEAQHYGLTLYQRLQWLVTHGLLHLLGYDHEKSAEDAQEMQHEETDLLEILNETRRPGMISLAINVDHVATIRQARGINEPDPVTAAALCELAGAKGIVVHLREDRRHIQDRDVRVLRETVKTKLNLEMGAHPEIIKIALEIVPDMITLVPEKRRELTTEGGLDVVSQHKKLAGTIAKMTRANIPVSLFIDPVSAQIKAAAEVGATFVELHTGTYADAATEAERDEQLQLLAAAAEEAHHHGLRVNAGHGLNYTNTAAVAGLDHIEELSIGHAVISRAVFCGIEQAVRDMVAIVEGAGW; encoded by the coding sequence ATGTCGATCACTCTGGTAGCTGAACACCCGCGCATCACGACACCCCTGGCGGCGATGGTGCGGCGCGACGTCGCCACACTGGTGCGCACGTGCGGCCTGAGCGGTGCCGGCATCTCGGTGGTGCTCACCACCAATGCCACGATCCGCGAGCTCAACCATCGCTACCGTCACCAAGACAAGCCGACCAACGTCCTCAGTTTTCCCTTCGCCGACGGCGCCGATCCGGCGGTGCAATCGCTCGGTCTTGCCGAACTCGGCGATATCGTCATCTCCGTCGACCGCGCCGCTGAAGAAGCGCAGCACTACGGTCTGACGCTCTACCAGCGTCTGCAGTGGCTGGTCACCCACGGCCTGCTGCACCTGCTCGGCTACGACCACGAAAAGAGCGCCGAAGATGCTCAAGAGATGCAACACGAGGAGACGGATCTGCTTGAAATTCTGAACGAAACAAGGAGGCCCGGGATGATCAGCCTAGCCATAAATGTCGATCATGTAGCCACCATCCGTCAGGCTCGCGGCATCAACGAGCCCGATCCGGTCACTGCCGCCGCCCTGTGCGAGTTGGCCGGCGCCAAAGGCATTGTCGTGCACCTGCGGGAAGACCGGAGGCACATCCAGGATCGTGATGTCAGGGTGTTGCGGGAGACGGTGAAGACCAAACTCAATCTGGAGATGGGGGCGCATCCGGAAATCATCAAGATCGCCCTGGAGATCGTTCCCGACATGATCACCCTGGTGCCCGAAAAACGCCGGGAACTGACCACGGAAGGCGGACTGGACGTGGTCTCCCAACACAAGAAGTTGGCCGGCACCATAGCCAAGATGACCCGGGCCAATATCCCCGTATCGCTGTTCATCGATCCCGTTTCAGCCCAGATCAAGGCCGCCGCCGAGGTCGGCGCCACCTTTGTCGAACTCCACACCGGCACCTATGCGGACGCAGCGACCGAGGCCGAGCGTGACGAACAGCTGCAACTCCTCGCCGCCGCCGCCGAAGAGGCCCATCACCACGGCCTGCGCGTCAACGCCGGACACGGTCTCAACTACACCAATACCGCCGCCGTGGCCGGGCTCGACCACATCGAGGAATTGTCCATCGGTCATGCCGTGATCAGCCGGGCCGTCTTCTGCGGCATCGAACAGGCGGTCAGGGACATGGTCGCCATCGTCGAGGGCGCCGGTTGGTAA
- a CDS encoding thioredoxin domain-containing protein: MPRSFVLRSALVGSLFLLHAAPSFANEPTDSGLIFEQTAQWQLPQKPLDMVQSVDGKYVFILTDRQSVLIYETTGQFKGSVPVDKGVTAIDTDARGENLLLINKDNNTFSSVAIDFVVDIEIGNSPVKGKPDAPVTIALFTDFECPYCKQLAPMLDQVFEHNRDKVKIVFKNMPLRFHQFADPAARAALAAGAQGKFWEMHDALFGAPQLSDEAIRNAATQLGLDMARFNQDLNSPAIREQINNDLIAAQDAGVTGTPTVFINGKRLKNRSLEGFQLLIDQELQAGGN, from the coding sequence ATGCCCCGCTCTTTCGTGTTGCGGTCTGCCCTTGTCGGCAGCCTTTTTCTTCTGCACGCAGCGCCCTCTTTTGCCAATGAACCGACCGACAGCGGTCTGATTTTCGAACAGACCGCCCAGTGGCAACTGCCGCAAAAACCCCTCGACATGGTGCAGTCGGTGGATGGCAAATACGTCTTCATCCTGACCGATCGGCAATCGGTGCTCATCTACGAAACCACCGGCCAATTCAAAGGCAGCGTGCCGGTGGACAAGGGCGTAACCGCCATCGATACCGACGCCCGCGGCGAGAATCTTCTGCTGATCAACAAGGACAACAACACCTTCTCTTCGGTGGCCATCGACTTTGTCGTCGATATCGAGATCGGTAACTCGCCGGTCAAGGGCAAGCCGGATGCGCCGGTCACCATCGCCCTGTTCACCGATTTCGAGTGCCCCTACTGCAAACAACTCGCCCCGATGCTCGATCAGGTGTTCGAGCACAACCGCGATAAGGTGAAAATCGTCTTTAAGAACATGCCGCTGCGTTTTCACCAATTCGCCGACCCGGCCGCCCGAGCCGCCCTTGCTGCCGGCGCGCAGGGCAAGTTCTGGGAGATGCACGACGCCCTGTTCGGCGCGCCGCAGCTCAGCGATGAAGCCATCCGTAACGCCGCCACCCAGCTCGGCCTGGATATGGCCCGCTTCAATCAGGACCTGAACAGCCCGGCGATCCGGGAACAGATCAACAACGATCTGATTGCCGCCCAAGACGCCGGGGTCACCGGTACGCCGACCGTGTTCATCAACGGCAAGCGTTTGAAGAACCGGTCCTTGGAAGGCTTCCAGCTCCTCATCGACCAAGAGTTGCAGGCGGGAGGAAACTGA
- the clpX gene encoding ATP-dependent Clp protease ATP-binding subunit ClpX yields the protein MSDFNRRDPECKCSFCGKSQDEVEKLIAGPDVYICDECIDLCNEIVLEEDEKTNELRAQRDFQPASLKPKDINDYLDEYVIGQERAKKILSVAVHNHYKRIDAPPSDDEVELQKSNIILIGPTGSGKTLMAQTLAKVLQVPFCIADATTLTEAGYVGEDVENILVSLLQAADYDLEKAERGIIYIDEIDKIARKSDSPSLTRDVSGEGVQQALLKIIEGTIASIPPKGGRKHPQQELIKIDTTNILFIVGGAFVGLDSVIKRRTGKKSIGMTAEIVSETKKKMGEVLASVQPEDLLKFGLIPELVGRLPVIATMEELVEDDLVRILKEPKNALTKQYQKLFQFENIQLRFTEGALTAIARKALDRKSGARGLRSVLEEAMLDVMYDLPSRKDVQECVISEQVITNGDYPVILYHKATGEDELKSA from the coding sequence ATGAGCGATTTCAACCGTCGGGACCCCGAGTGCAAATGTTCGTTCTGCGGCAAGAGCCAGGACGAAGTCGAGAAGTTGATAGCCGGTCCCGATGTCTATATCTGTGACGAATGCATCGATTTGTGCAACGAGATCGTCCTCGAGGAAGACGAGAAGACCAATGAGCTCAGGGCCCAGCGCGATTTTCAGCCGGCTTCCCTGAAGCCCAAGGATATCAACGACTATCTCGATGAGTACGTGATCGGCCAGGAACGGGCCAAAAAAATCCTGTCGGTGGCCGTGCACAACCATTACAAACGGATCGATGCCCCGCCGAGCGACGACGAGGTGGAACTGCAGAAGTCCAACATCATCCTCATCGGGCCCACCGGTTCCGGCAAGACGCTGATGGCGCAGACCCTGGCCAAGGTCCTGCAGGTCCCGTTCTGCATTGCCGATGCCACCACCTTGACCGAGGCCGGCTATGTGGGTGAGGATGTGGAGAACATCCTGGTCTCTTTGCTGCAGGCCGCCGATTACGACCTCGAGAAGGCCGAACGCGGCATCATCTATATCGATGAGATCGACAAGATCGCCCGCAAATCGGACAGCCCGTCGCTGACCCGTGATGTTTCCGGCGAGGGCGTTCAGCAGGCCCTGTTGAAGATCATCGAAGGGACCATCGCCTCGATCCCGCCCAAGGGCGGCCGCAAGCATCCGCAGCAGGAGTTGATCAAGATCGACACCACCAACATCTTGTTCATCGTCGGCGGCGCCTTCGTCGGCCTCGACTCGGTGATCAAGCGGAGGACCGGCAAGAAATCGATCGGCATGACCGCCGAGATTGTCAGCGAGACCAAGAAGAAGATGGGGGAGGTGCTCGCCTCCGTGCAGCCGGAAGACCTGCTCAAGTTCGGCCTGATACCCGAACTGGTGGGGCGTCTGCCGGTGATTGCCACCATGGAGGAGTTGGTGGAGGATGACCTGGTGCGCATCCTCAAGGAACCGAAGAACGCACTGACCAAGCAATACCAGAAGCTCTTCCAGTTCGAGAATATTCAACTCCGGTTCACCGAAGGCGCCTTGACCGCGATCGCCCGCAAGGCCCTGGACCGCAAATCCGGCGCTCGTGGCCTGCGGTCGGTGCTGGAAGAGGCGATGCTGGACGTCATGTACGATCTGCCCTCGAGAAAAGACGTGCAGGAGTGCGTCATCAGCGAGCAGGTGATCACCAACGGCGACTATCCGGTGATCCTCTATCACAAGGCGACCGGCGAAGACGAGCTGAAGAGCGCCTGA
- a CDS encoding HAD-IIB family hydrolase produces the protein MHKDGLYIMHISIHGLVRSSSPELGRDADTGGQVKYVLELAKSLGDVEQVGRVDLLTRLIDDRRLSSDYAVPFEIISDKAQLVRLPCGGKKYVRKELLWPHLEEFVDNTITFITKQGRTPDLVHGHYADAGYVAMEIAAAFDVPFVFTGHSLGRNKRNKLIADGLKKAKMESQYKIGLRIDREERIIEAADMIVVSTQQEIEEQYGLYRNTPQAPPEVIAPGLDLEAFYPYYDIQFDPELFSDEVKQIRTTLLKELHRFWMVPEKPFILALCRPDHRKNIAGLINAYGNDKELRAVANLAIFAGIRSNIVEMEENEKAVLTDMLLHMDRYDLYGKLAIPKRHDFATEVPELYRLCAQSGGVFVNPALVEPFGLTLIEASACGVPIVATDDGGPRDIVANCSNGILVDATDSIQIATAIKTILLDKQQWTMFSNNGINGVRSHYSWRAHCERYLEAVKRLLPDQEPDAPGLAGEYGNGRPSFGRRLTNVRHLLITDIDNTLVGDDPAMNRLFALLEEKRDALAWGVATGRSLELTIEVMTEYNFPTPDIMICSVGTEIYYGPDFRMDKGWQQHISWQWQAEAIKKALAALDFLVSQEAEGQRSHKISYYLEEKDGRLQRVYDALEAVRLRCQVIYSHGQFLDILPLRASKGKAIEYLIQKYDFSPRHIMVAGDSGNDADMIQGRTRGLVVGNHSEELEHLRGTPNIYFSPEPYAAGIVDGLRHYGFV, from the coding sequence ATGCACAAAGATGGTTTGTATATCATGCATATCAGCATCCACGGCCTTGTCCGCAGCAGCAGTCCGGAGCTGGGGCGAGATGCCGATACCGGCGGACAGGTGAAATACGTCCTCGAACTGGCCAAGTCCCTTGGTGACGTGGAGCAGGTCGGTCGTGTCGACCTGTTGACGCGGTTGATCGATGATCGTCGTTTATCGTCGGATTATGCCGTGCCGTTCGAAATCATCAGCGACAAGGCGCAGTTGGTTCGGTTGCCGTGCGGGGGAAAAAAATATGTGCGCAAGGAACTGCTGTGGCCCCATCTCGAAGAGTTCGTCGACAACACCATCACCTTCATCACCAAACAGGGGCGGACGCCCGATCTGGTCCACGGTCACTATGCCGATGCCGGTTACGTGGCCATGGAAATTGCCGCCGCTTTCGATGTGCCGTTCGTCTTTACCGGGCATAGCCTGGGCAGAAACAAGCGAAACAAATTGATCGCCGACGGTCTGAAAAAGGCGAAGATGGAAAGCCAGTACAAGATCGGTTTGCGCATCGATCGGGAAGAGCGAATCATCGAGGCCGCCGATATGATAGTTGTCTCGACGCAACAGGAAATCGAGGAGCAGTACGGTTTGTATCGCAACACCCCGCAGGCGCCTCCGGAGGTCATAGCTCCCGGCCTCGACCTGGAGGCCTTTTACCCCTATTACGACATTCAGTTCGATCCGGAGCTGTTCAGCGACGAGGTGAAACAGATACGAACCACCCTGTTGAAGGAATTGCACCGTTTCTGGATGGTTCCCGAAAAGCCCTTCATTCTCGCCCTGTGTCGCCCCGATCATCGAAAAAACATAGCCGGACTGATCAACGCCTACGGGAACGACAAGGAACTGCGGGCGGTGGCCAACCTCGCCATCTTCGCCGGTATCCGTAGCAACATCGTGGAGATGGAAGAAAACGAAAAAGCGGTGCTGACCGACATGCTGTTGCATATGGATCGCTATGACCTGTATGGCAAACTAGCCATCCCGAAACGGCACGATTTTGCTACGGAGGTTCCTGAGCTTTATCGTTTATGTGCCCAAAGCGGCGGGGTATTCGTCAATCCGGCACTCGTCGAACCCTTTGGTTTGACGCTGATCGAGGCGTCCGCCTGCGGGGTGCCGATCGTGGCCACCGATGACGGCGGCCCGCGGGATATCGTCGCCAATTGCAGCAACGGCATCCTGGTTGACGCGACCGACTCGATCCAGATCGCGACGGCCATAAAAACCATCCTGCTCGATAAGCAACAATGGACGATGTTTTCCAACAACGGCATCAACGGCGTCCGTTCCCATTATTCCTGGCGCGCCCATTGTGAAAGATACCTGGAGGCGGTAAAACGGCTGCTCCCGGATCAGGAGCCGGATGCGCCGGGTCTCGCCGGGGAATACGGCAACGGCCGGCCTTCGTTCGGACGTCGCCTGACCAACGTCCGCCACCTGTTGATCACCGACATCGACAACACCCTGGTTGGTGACGACCCTGCCATGAACCGCCTCTTCGCCCTGCTGGAGGAGAAGCGCGACGCGCTGGCCTGGGGGGTGGCCACCGGCCGGAGCCTGGAGCTGACCATCGAGGTGATGACGGAATACAATTTCCCAACCCCCGATATCATGATCTGCTCGGTCGGGACGGAGATCTATTACGGGCCCGATTTTCGCATGGACAAGGGATGGCAGCAGCACATCTCGTGGCAGTGGCAGGCCGAGGCGATCAAAAAGGCGCTGGCCGCCCTGGACTTTCTCGTTTCCCAGGAGGCGGAGGGACAGCGCAGCCACAAGATCAGCTACTATCTGGAAGAAAAGGACGGCCGGCTGCAGCGGGTCTACGATGCCCTGGAAGCGGTGCGGCTCCGCTGCCAGGTGATCTATTCCCACGGTCAGTTTCTCGATATCCTGCCGCTGCGTGCCTCAAAGGGAAAGGCCATCGAGTACCTGATCCAGAAATATGATTTTTCACCGCGGCATATCATGGTTGCCGGTGACTCGGGCAACGACGCCGATATGATCCAGGGACGCACCCGGGGGTTGGTGGTCGGCAACCACAGCGAGGAACTGGAGCACCTGCGGGGTACGCCGAATATCTACTTCAGCCCTGAGCCGTATGCCGCCGGGATCGTCGATGGCCTGCGCCACTATGGGTTCGTCTAA
- the tig gene encoding trigger factor, translating into MDVKIEEIGSLTRKITITLPVEAVRGQLDQAYAKLQKDSKMKGFRKGKVPRSVIVRSYQAQVQAEVGEKLVQDTYFDIIEKQDFDPVVHPEITEANFNDDGTFTYVAQVDVRPHFELGTYKGLEVERPDTSVGDAAIDFELAAMRRQMAALKSVEDREIAMDDVVVVDYQGYHKDRPMKHVKSEDLTVDIGSGRFDTEFEKKLVGMKKGEEAAHEVDFPATHPNPMLAGKKVTFKVAIKDVKERVLAELDDEFAKDVNEKFATLDDLKSSIRERLQKQKEATAEGDLNDRIMKKLLDNHQFDVPERLVRYEVEEMIKNTQQQLEKNGLSLEAAGINREDLAKNNRPMAVQRVTGDFILKKIAEVENIKVNDEDLDRTFKKIGDQYNMPVARVKEFFQNRDDLLPLMNEVLNEKILAFLKQETKLVEPAATAQEAGDAEQPSVEEAPAAAGDADSAEK; encoded by the coding sequence ATGGATGTCAAGATTGAGGAAATCGGCAGTCTCACCAGAAAAATAACGATCACCCTGCCCGTCGAAGCGGTTCGGGGACAACTCGACCAAGCCTATGCCAAGCTGCAGAAGGACTCGAAGATGAAGGGGTTCCGCAAAGGCAAGGTGCCACGATCGGTCATCGTCCGGAGCTACCAGGCTCAGGTTCAGGCTGAAGTGGGTGAGAAGCTGGTTCAGGACACCTATTTTGACATCATCGAAAAACAGGATTTCGATCCGGTGGTCCATCCCGAAATCACCGAGGCGAACTTCAACGACGATGGGACCTTCACCTACGTCGCCCAGGTCGACGTGCGGCCGCACTTCGAACTGGGGACCTACAAGGGGCTGGAGGTGGAACGACCGGACACCAGTGTCGGTGATGCCGCGATCGATTTCGAACTGGCGGCCATGCGCCGGCAGATGGCGGCACTGAAGAGTGTCGAGGATCGAGAGATCGCCATGGACGACGTGGTCGTTGTCGACTATCAGGGCTACCATAAGGATCGTCCGATGAAGCACGTCAAGAGTGAAGACCTCACCGTGGACATCGGTTCCGGACGGTTCGACACCGAATTTGAAAAGAAGCTGGTGGGCATGAAAAAGGGCGAAGAGGCGGCCCACGAGGTGGATTTCCCCGCCACGCACCCCAACCCGATGCTGGCCGGCAAAAAAGTGACCTTCAAAGTGGCCATCAAGGATGTCAAGGAACGGGTCCTGGCCGAATTGGACGATGAGTTCGCCAAGGACGTCAACGAAAAATTCGCCACCCTCGACGACCTCAAGAGCTCCATTCGAGAGCGGCTGCAAAAGCAGAAAGAGGCCACTGCGGAAGGGGATCTGAACGACCGTATCATGAAAAAACTGCTGGACAACCATCAGTTCGACGTGCCGGAACGTCTGGTCCGCTACGAAGTCGAGGAGATGATCAAGAATACCCAGCAGCAGCTGGAAAAAAACGGCCTGAGCCTTGAGGCTGCCGGCATCAATCGCGAAGACCTGGCCAAAAACAACCGGCCGATGGCGGTGCAGCGGGTAACCGGTGACTTCATATTGAAGAAGATCGCCGAGGTGGAAAACATCAAGGTCAACGACGAAGACCTGGACCGCACCTTCAAGAAGATCGGCGACCAGTACAACATGCCGGTGGCCAGGGTCAAGGAGTTCTTCCAGAACCGTGATGACCTGCTGCCGCTGATGAACGAAGTGCTCAACGAGAAGATCCTCGCTTTTCTCAAACAGGAAACCAAGCTGGTTGAGCCGGCCGCCACCGCCCAGGAGGCTGGCGACGCCGAGCAGCCGTCGGTGGAAGAAGCACCGGCTGCCGCCGGAGACGCCGACAGCGCGGAAAAATAA
- a CDS encoding PhoH family protein, producing MQAKQERRTLELASNELASTLYGDLNKNIQVLENGAGVKIHTRGATLTIAGARHDIDLAANLLEQLYELIRIGYPVFSSDVAFGLKILQANAKARLDKIFLDKVYVTTRNRVISPKTPNQKIYIDAIRENDIVFGIGPAGTGKTYLAVAMAVSALAEERVRSIILTRPAVEAGEKLGFLPGDLAQKVDPYLRPLNDALIDMLGPDKAADLVDRGVIEIAPLAFMRGRTLSNAFIILDEAQNTTREQMKMFLTRIGFDSRAVITGDTTQVDLPVHQRSGLIQAETLLQNINGIGFCRFTKADVVRHPLVQKIIHAYEMDLAENGRTI from the coding sequence ATGCAGGCCAAACAGGAGCGCAGGACGCTCGAACTGGCCAGCAATGAGCTGGCCAGTACCCTTTACGGCGATCTCAACAAGAACATTCAGGTCCTGGAAAACGGGGCCGGGGTCAAAATTCACACTCGCGGGGCCACTCTGACCATTGCCGGAGCCCGGCATGACATCGATCTGGCTGCCAATCTGCTCGAGCAGCTCTACGAGCTGATTCGCATCGGTTACCCGGTGTTTTCCTCGGATGTGGCCTTCGGCTTGAAGATCCTGCAGGCCAATGCCAAGGCGCGGCTGGACAAGATCTTTCTCGACAAGGTCTACGTCACCACCCGCAACCGGGTGATCTCGCCGAAGACTCCGAACCAGAAGATCTACATCGATGCCATCCGGGAGAACGACATCGTGTTCGGCATCGGCCCGGCCGGCACCGGCAAGACCTACCTGGCCGTCGCCATGGCGGTTTCGGCGCTGGCTGAAGAACGCGTCCGCTCCATCATCCTCACCCGGCCGGCGGTGGAGGCCGGAGAAAAGCTCGGTTTTCTGCCCGGCGATCTGGCCCAGAAAGTCGATCCCTATCTGCGCCCACTCAACGACGCCCTGATCGACATGCTCGGCCCGGACAAAGCCGCCGACCTGGTGGATCGCGGCGTCATCGAAATCGCCCCGCTGGCCTTCATGCGCGGCCGCACCCTGAGCAACGCCTTCATCATCCTGGACGAGGCGCAGAACACCACCCGGGAGCAGATGAAGATGTTTCTCACCCGGATCGGTTTCGATTCACGGGCCGTTATCACCGGCGACACCACCCAGGTGGATCTGCCGGTGCACCAGCGTTCCGGCCTCATCCAGGCGGAAACCTTGTTGCAGAACATCAACGGCATCGGCTTCTGCCGTTTCACCAAGGCGGATGTGGTCCGCCACCCGCTGGTCCAGAAGATCATTCATGCCTACGAAATGGATCTGGCGGAAAACGGCCGGACGATCTAA
- a CDS encoding sucrose synthase produces the protein MQKPFESFVSHNPETTYELFQSYRATGKNLLLGSELWDGFQAFAAERPALQRDTSVADVILKSQEAALSDGDFYLMVRPGVARWFYYRFNFEAKTMSEVSVAEFLCFKEQLVSTSPVSRLLEIDFSPFVRDFPKMNQTRSIGNGVEFLNRHFSSRLAHDLTRGEELLLSFLSVHGYDSQPFMINASITSVKELRRALVQGMRYLESQPADHQWSDCENSLRAMGFEPGWGRTRDGIIKTMSLLADLLEAPDHHILETFLARVPMIFNIAILSPHGYFGQTDVLGLPDTGGQVVYILDQVKALEKEMKLRLYNQGLDIQPRILIITRLIPDCGGTTCNQEEEPVVGTEGVSIVRVPFRREDGSIIDQWLSRFEVWPYLERFSIEAEQAILDRLERRPDLVIGNYSDGNLAAYLIAQSLGVTQCTIAHALEKTKYLYSALYWKDLEDQYHFSCQFTADLIAMNSSDFIITSTYQEIAGSEDVVGQYESYASFTMPDLQRVLHGVDVFDPKFNIVSPGADADIYFPYTDQARRFTDEQDAIAELIDGGPGDFCRGSFSDNDKPLIFSMARLDQIKNLTGLVRWFGAHESLRRQANLLIIGGTVAEEHSGDNEERHQIRLMHELFDQFQLEGQVRWLGTRLAKKTSGEMYRCIADRRGVFVQPAFFEAFGLTVIEAMASGLPTFATRYGGPLEIIKHGVSGFHIDPNHGSQAADDISSFFARCTEDPDHWQQLSKGAIQRVEERYTWRRYAKRLLSLTCIYGFWKYTTNLERQETRRYMEMLYHLQFKHRAATLPRH, from the coding sequence ATGCAAAAACCATTCGAATCGTTCGTCAGCCATAATCCGGAAACCACCTATGAACTGTTCCAGAGTTACCGGGCCACCGGCAAGAATCTACTGCTCGGCAGCGAGCTGTGGGACGGGTTTCAGGCTTTTGCGGCCGAACGGCCGGCCCTGCAGCGGGACACGTCCGTCGCCGATGTCATCCTGAAGAGCCAGGAAGCCGCTTTGTCCGATGGTGATTTCTACCTGATGGTCCGTCCGGGAGTGGCGCGGTGGTTTTACTACCGTTTCAATTTCGAAGCAAAAACCATGTCTGAGGTCTCCGTGGCCGAATTTCTCTGTTTCAAGGAACAGCTGGTTTCCACCTCCCCCGTCAGCCGCCTCCTGGAGATCGATTTCTCGCCTTTTGTCCGCGATTTTCCGAAAATGAACCAGACCCGCTCCATCGGCAACGGGGTTGAATTTCTCAATCGCCATTTCTCCAGCCGTCTGGCCCACGATCTCACCCGGGGCGAGGAGCTGCTCCTATCCTTTTTGAGCGTGCATGGCTACGATTCGCAGCCGTTTATGATCAACGCCTCGATCACCTCCGTCAAGGAGCTGCGTCGGGCGCTGGTGCAAGGAATGCGTTACCTGGAAAGCCAGCCGGCCGATCACCAGTGGTCGGACTGTGAAAACAGCCTCAGGGCAATGGGCTTCGAACCGGGCTGGGGCCGCACCCGGGACGGCATCATCAAGACCATGAGCCTGCTCGCCGATCTGCTGGAAGCACCCGACCACCACATCCTGGAAACCTTTCTCGCCAGGGTGCCGATGATCTTCAATATCGCCATCCTGTCACCGCACGGCTACTTCGGTCAGACAGACGTTCTCGGCCTGCCCGATACCGGCGGCCAGGTCGTCTACATCCTCGACCAAGTCAAGGCCCTGGAAAAAGAGATGAAGCTGCGGTTGTACAACCAGGGACTCGACATCCAACCGCGGATCCTGATCATTACTCGGCTCATTCCCGACTGCGGCGGGACCACCTGTAATCAAGAAGAAGAGCCGGTGGTTGGCACCGAAGGGGTGAGCATCGTTCGTGTCCCCTTCCGGCGTGAGGACGGATCGATCATCGATCAGTGGTTGTCGAGGTTCGAGGTATGGCCCTACCTGGAACGATTCTCCATCGAGGCGGAACAGGCCATCCTCGATCGTCTGGAGCGGCGGCCCGACCTGGTTATCGGCAACTATTCCGACGGCAATCTGGCCGCCTACCTGATAGCGCAGAGCCTTGGGGTCACCCAATGCACCATCGCCCATGCCCTGGAAAAGACCAAGTACCTCTACTCGGCGCTCTACTGGAAAGATCTCGAGGACCAGTACCATTTTTCCTGCCAGTTCACCGCCGATCTGATCGCCATGAACTCCTCCGATTTCATCATCACCTCCACCTACCAGGAGATTGCCGGCTCAGAGGATGTGGTTGGTCAGTATGAAAGCTACGCCTCCTTCACCATGCCCGATCTGCAGCGGGTGCTGCACGGCGTCGATGTGTTCGATCCGAAGTTCAACATTGTCTCCCCCGGGGCCGACGCCGACATCTATTTCCCTTACACGGACCAGGCCCGGCGCTTCACCGACGAGCAGGACGCCATAGCCGAACTGATCGACGGCGGACCGGGCGACTTCTGTCGCGGCAGCTTCAGCGACAACGACAAGCCGCTGATCTTCTCCATGGCGCGCCTCGACCAGATCAAAAACCTCACCGGCCTGGTCAGGTGGTTCGGTGCCCACGAATCCCTGCGCCGACAGGCGAACCTGCTGATTATCGGCGGCACCGTGGCCGAAGAACACTCGGGAGACAACGAGGAGCGGCACCAGATCCGGCTGATGCACGAATTGTTCGACCAGTTCCAGTTGGAGGGCCAGGTCCGCTGGCTGGGGACCCGGCTGGCCAAGAAGACGTCCGGAGAGATGTATCGTTGTATCGCCGACCGGCGCGGCGTGTTCGTCCAACCGGCTTTCTTCGAGGCCTTCGGACTGACGGTGATCGAGGCCATGGCCAGCGGCCTGCCGACCTTCGCCACCCGCTACGGCGGCCCCTTGGAGATCATCAAACACGGCGTCTCGGGATTTCACATCGACCCCAATCACGGCAGCCAGGCGGCAGACGACATCAGCTCGTTTTTTGCCCGTTGCACCGAGGACCCCGATCATTGGCAGCAGCTATCGAAGGGAGCCATCCAGCGGGTGGAAGAGCGCTATACCTGGCGCCGCTATGCCAAGCGCCTCCTGTCCTTGACCTGCATCTACGGCTTCTGGAAATACACCACCAACCTGGAACGCCAGGAAACCAGACGCTACATGGAGATGCTTTATCACCTGCAGTTCAAGCACCGCGCCGCCACGCTGCCCCGCCACTGA
- the clpP gene encoding ATP-dependent Clp endopeptidase proteolytic subunit ClpP: MNLVPMVVEQSPRGERAYDIYSRLLKERIIFLGSSVNDDVANLIIAQLLFLEAEDPEKDITFYINSPGGVVTAGMAIYDTMQFVKCDIATLCMGQAASMAALLLAAGAAGKRYALPNSRIMIHQPMGGFQGQATDIDIHAREILRIREDLNAILARHSGQSIKKIAEDTERDRFLSAEEAKKYGIIDKVLTKRTLPGEEQST, translated from the coding sequence ATGAATCTGGTACCGATGGTGGTCGAGCAGAGCCCGCGAGGCGAACGAGCCTATGACATCTATTCGCGGTTGTTGAAGGAACGGATCATTTTCCTCGGGTCGAGCGTCAACGATGACGTGGCCAATCTGATCATCGCCCAACTGCTTTTTCTCGAGGCCGAAGACCCGGAAAAAGACATCACCTTCTACATCAACAGCCCCGGCGGCGTGGTCACCGCCGGCATGGCCATCTACGACACCATGCAGTTCGTCAAGTGCGACATCGCCACGCTGTGCATGGGACAGGCCGCCTCCATGGCCGCGCTGCTGCTGGCCGCAGGTGCCGCCGGAAAGCGCTACGCGCTGCCCAACTCACGGATCATGATCCACCAGCCGATGGGCGGTTTCCAGGGACAGGCCACCGATATCGATATCCATGCCCGGGAGATCCTGCGTATCAGGGAGGATCTGAACGCGATCCTGGCCAGACATTCCGGCCAATCGATCAAGAAGATTGCCGAAGACACCGAGCGCGATCGTTTTCTGAGTGCGGAAGAGGCAAAAAAATATGGTATAATAGACAAGGTACTCACCAAACGAACGCTACCTGGAGAGGAACAGTCCACATGA